A single region of the Halorussus salinus genome encodes:
- the paaI gene encoding hydroxyphenylacetyl-CoA thioesterase PaaI: protein MAEIPDERRERIASDPFCETLGVELTDLEPGTATTQLTVTEDLLNFHGTPHGGAVYSLADAAFAAASNGEGDTALALETNISYFEAVEVGETLTAEAERVHERGRTASYRVAVTDERDDEVAAFRGRVYRPGEK, encoded by the coding sequence ATGGCCGAAATTCCCGACGAACGCCGCGAACGAATCGCCTCGGACCCCTTCTGCGAGACGTTGGGCGTCGAGTTGACCGACCTCGAACCCGGCACCGCGACCACCCAACTGACCGTCACCGAGGACCTGCTGAACTTCCACGGGACGCCCCACGGCGGAGCCGTCTACTCGCTGGCGGACGCCGCGTTCGCGGCCGCGTCGAACGGCGAGGGCGACACCGCGCTCGCGCTGGAGACCAACATCTCCTACTTCGAGGCGGTCGAAGTCGGCGAGACGCTGACCGCCGAAGCCGAGCGCGTCCACGAGCGCGGCCGAACCGCGTCCTACCGCGTCGCCGTCACCGACGAGCGCGACGACGAAGTCGCGGCGTTCCGCGGCCGAGTGTACCGCCCCGGCGAAAAGTAG
- a CDS encoding LiaF transmembrane domain-containing protein has product MATETRSRNLGRRPTSQTIFGALVVLLGVLLLLDTTGLFETDSLLTYVPSLFVLVAVYAMVASEFRNVAGPAIIVLVAGGAQLVALGIVEVADLAPLWPVFVIVFGLSVVLARYRARVHTVADEYVSALAFFGGNEKRSTSKSFAGGDLTAVFGGAELDLRDARISDRPAQVSATALFGGVDVVVPRDWNVRIDAIPVFGAAEDDRPRRDEEHDEVDLVVTGFVAFGGISVTD; this is encoded by the coding sequence ATGGCCACGGAAACTCGATCTAGAAACCTCGGACGCAGACCGACCAGCCAGACCATCTTCGGCGCGCTCGTCGTCCTGCTGGGCGTGTTGCTTCTGCTGGACACGACCGGTCTCTTCGAAACCGACTCGCTGTTGACCTACGTCCCCTCGCTGTTCGTCCTCGTGGCGGTGTACGCGATGGTCGCCAGCGAGTTCCGGAACGTCGCGGGACCGGCGATAATCGTCCTCGTCGCTGGCGGGGCGCAACTGGTCGCGCTCGGAATCGTCGAGGTCGCCGACCTCGCGCCGCTCTGGCCCGTGTTCGTCATCGTCTTCGGACTCTCGGTCGTGCTGGCGCGCTACCGCGCTCGCGTCCACACGGTCGCCGACGAGTACGTCTCCGCCCTCGCGTTCTTCGGCGGCAACGAGAAGCGTTCGACATCGAAGTCGTTCGCGGGCGGGGACCTGACCGCGGTGTTCGGCGGCGCGGAACTCGACCTCCGGGACGCCCGAATTTCCGACCGCCCGGCGCAGGTCTCGGCGACCGCGCTGTTCGGCGGCGTGGACGTGGTGGTCCCGCGCGACTGGAACGTCCGCATCGACGCGATTCCGGTGTTCGGCGCGGCCGAGGACGACCGCCCGCGCCGCGACGAGGAACACGACGAGGTGGACCTCGTGGTGACGGGGTTCGTCGCTTTCGGCGGCATCAGCGTGACCGACTAA
- a CDS encoding CPBP family intramembrane glutamic endopeptidase — translation MDYSSARRGESSDVASLEGRSLVAVGAVLAVMPVTLLVFAVVGGLTGTGPNEFDLPSVFLLYGLANLAVLGGAYAVLSPAERRAAFPLRRPTGRELLAVAAAFVVGLGVFEVTTAVTSSFGYEVSGLSYSLSDPATLAAVVVGPVLLGPWVEELLYRGLLLGGLLARGWSPLAAAAGTILVFGAIHVPFFGVAGGVFVTVWSLLPTALRLRYGDLTGPSLLHAANNAFSYLVVVALGM, via the coding sequence ATGGACTACTCGTCAGCGCGGCGTGGCGAATCATCCGACGTGGCATCCCTCGAAGGCCGCTCGCTCGTCGCGGTCGGGGCCGTCCTCGCGGTGATGCCCGTCACCCTTCTCGTCTTCGCCGTCGTCGGCGGACTCACCGGAACCGGACCGAACGAGTTCGACCTCCCGAGCGTCTTCCTGCTGTACGGCCTCGCCAACCTCGCCGTCCTCGGCGGGGCGTACGCGGTCCTCTCGCCCGCCGAGCGACGGGCGGCGTTTCCCCTCCGGCGACCGACCGGCCGCGAACTGCTCGCCGTCGCCGCCGCCTTCGTCGTCGGTCTCGGCGTCTTCGAGGTCACGACCGCGGTCACGTCCTCGTTCGGCTACGAGGTGAGCGGCCTCTCGTACTCGCTGTCGGACCCCGCGACGCTCGCCGCCGTGGTCGTCGGTCCCGTCCTGCTCGGGCCGTGGGTCGAGGAGTTGCTCTACCGAGGGTTGCTCCTCGGCGGCCTGCTCGCTCGTGGCTGGTCCCCGCTCGCGGCGGCCGCGGGAACGATTCTGGTCTTCGGCGCGATTCACGTCCCGTTCTTCGGGGTGGCGGGCGGCGTCTTCGTCACGGTCTGGAGCCTCCTCCCGACCGCGCTTCGGCTCCGGTACGGCGACCTCACCGGCCCGAGCCTGTTGCACGCGGCGAACAACGCCTTCTCGTATCTGGTCGTCGTCGCGCTCGGGATGTGA
- a CDS encoding MaoC/PaaZ C-terminal domain-containing protein codes for MPYSYTPHHFEDFEEGQTFESVGRTVTEYDFVQHSAFAGDWTELHTNKEYAEDEYFGERVAHGPMTFVLATGFVYRTGILERTVLAFLGMNYMDIPNPVHMDDTVSLDMEVVETKEISSRDDSGMVVIDTTMTNQEDTVVFEGDMKFLIKKDEGDE; via the coding sequence ATGCCGTACAGCTACACGCCTCACCACTTCGAGGACTTCGAGGAGGGACAGACCTTCGAGAGCGTCGGCCGGACCGTCACCGAGTACGACTTCGTCCAGCACTCGGCGTTCGCGGGCGACTGGACCGAACTCCACACCAACAAGGAGTACGCCGAGGACGAGTACTTCGGCGAGCGCGTGGCCCACGGCCCCATGACGTTCGTCCTCGCCACGGGGTTCGTCTACCGCACCGGCATCTTGGAGCGGACCGTGCTGGCGTTCCTCGGGATGAACTACATGGACATCCCGAACCCGGTCCACATGGACGACACCGTCTCGCTGGACATGGAAGTCGTGGAGACGAAGGAGATTTCGAGCCGAGACGACTCCGGGATGGTCGTCATCGACACGACGATGACGAATCAGGAGGACACCGTGGTCTTCGAGGGCGACATGAAGTTCCTCATCAAGAAGGACGAGGGCGACGAGTAG
- a CDS encoding flavodoxin domain-containing protein has protein sequence MARVALLYGTTEGQTATIAERIADVLADAGHEPTLIHAKHLPEEFSLADYDAAVVGASLHYGKHQKYVRRFVRERADELNGMPSAFFSVSLAAAAGTDEGWREARGKLEDLLGETGWDPDATAVVPGALKYSEYGVLKRFLMKRISKKTGGDTDASRDYEYTDWDEVEGFAADFGESLAEAANS, from the coding sequence ATGGCGCGCGTCGCGCTCCTCTACGGGACCACCGAGGGACAGACCGCGACCATCGCCGAGCGAATCGCCGACGTGTTGGCCGACGCGGGCCACGAGCCGACCCTGATTCACGCCAAGCACCTGCCCGAGGAGTTCTCGCTCGCGGACTACGACGCCGCGGTGGTCGGGGCGTCGCTCCACTACGGGAAACACCAGAAGTACGTCCGGCGGTTCGTCCGCGAGCGCGCCGACGAACTGAACGGGATGCCCTCGGCGTTCTTCTCGGTCAGCCTCGCCGCGGCGGCCGGGACCGACGAGGGCTGGCGGGAGGCCCGCGGAAAGCTCGAAGACCTCCTCGGCGAGACCGGCTGGGACCCCGACGCGACCGCGGTCGTGCCCGGCGCGCTCAAGTACAGCGAGTACGGCGTCCTCAAGCGGTTCCTGATGAAACGAATCTCCAAGAAGACGGGCGGGGACACCGACGCGTCCCGCGACTACGAGTACACCGACTGGGACGAGGTAGAGGGCTTCGCGGCCGATTTCGGCGAGTCGCTGGCCGAGGCGGCGAACAGTTAG